Proteins encoded by one window of Cystobacter ferrugineus:
- a CDS encoding amidohydrolase: MKTLSLLPLCLAATLGLPGAAHAATNPAPVLAGLDALYPELDSLYRDLHQHPELSLQEEKTAAKLAGRMRQLGFEVTQKVGGHGVVAVLRNGQGPTVLLRTDMDALPVEEKTGLSFASQVKTKDDAGQSVPVMHACGHDVHMTVWLGTATLLARAKERWRGTLVMVGQPAEERGSGAKRMLDDGLYKRFPKPDFAVAVHNSATAAAGTIEYVPGYALANVDSIDITLYGKGGHGAYPHTTVDPIVLAARTILSLQTIVSREKSPLEPAVVTVGSIHGGTKHNIIPDDVKLQLTVRSYKPEVRQQLFTAIERMVNAEAQAAGAPRKPDIAITEGTPATYNEPELTKRLVGAVSRVLGAPNVREGQPVMGGEDFSEYGLAGVPSVLLWVGTVEPKRHAQAKASGEPLPSLHSPLFAPDRERTLRTGVTTLTTSALELLGAP, encoded by the coding sequence ATGAAAACACTCTCCCTCCTGCCGCTGTGCCTCGCCGCGACGCTCGGACTCCCTGGAGCCGCGCATGCCGCGACGAATCCCGCCCCCGTCCTCGCCGGCCTCGACGCGCTCTATCCCGAGTTGGACAGCCTCTACCGCGACCTGCACCAGCACCCCGAACTGTCCCTCCAGGAGGAGAAGACGGCGGCGAAGCTGGCCGGGCGCATGCGCCAGCTCGGCTTCGAGGTGACCCAGAAGGTCGGCGGCCACGGCGTGGTGGCCGTGCTGCGCAATGGCCAGGGCCCCACCGTGCTGCTGCGCACCGACATGGATGCCCTGCCCGTCGAGGAGAAGACGGGGCTGTCTTTCGCCAGCCAGGTGAAGACGAAGGACGACGCGGGCCAGAGCGTGCCCGTCATGCATGCCTGTGGACATGACGTCCACATGACGGTCTGGCTGGGCACCGCCACGCTGCTCGCGCGCGCCAAGGAGCGCTGGCGCGGCACGCTCGTCATGGTGGGCCAGCCCGCCGAGGAGCGCGGCAGCGGGGCGAAGCGGATGCTCGACGACGGCCTCTACAAGCGCTTTCCCAAACCCGACTTCGCCGTCGCCGTGCACAACAGCGCCACCGCGGCGGCGGGCACCATCGAGTACGTGCCCGGCTATGCCCTGGCGAACGTGGATTCCATCGACATCACCCTGTACGGCAAGGGCGGCCACGGCGCCTATCCCCACACCACGGTGGACCCCATCGTGCTCGCGGCCCGCACCATCCTCTCGCTGCAGACCATCGTGAGCCGGGAGAAGTCCCCTCTGGAGCCCGCGGTGGTGACGGTGGGCTCCATTCATGGCGGCACCAAGCACAACATCATCCCGGACGACGTGAAGCTCCAGCTCACCGTGCGCAGCTACAAGCCCGAGGTGCGCCAGCAGCTCTTCACCGCCATCGAGCGCATGGTGAACGCCGAGGCCCAGGCCGCCGGCGCCCCGCGCAAGCCCGACATCGCCATCACCGAGGGCACGCCCGCCACCTACAACGAGCCGGAGCTGACGAAGCGGCTGGTGGGGGCCGTGTCACGTGTGCTCGGCGCCCCCAACGTGCGCGAGGGCCAACCCGTCATGGGCGGTGAGGACTTCTCCGAGTACGGCCTGGCCGGCGTCCCCTCGGTACTGCTCTGGGTGGGCACGGTGGAACCCAAGCGGCACGCACAGGCCAAGGCCTCGGGCGAGCCCCTCCCCTCCCTGCACTCGCCCCTCTTCGCGCCCGACCGCGAGCGCACGCTGCGCACCGGCGTCACCACCCTGACCACGTCCGCCCTGGAGCTGCTGGGCGCGCCCTAG